Part of the Octopus sinensis linkage group LG10, ASM634580v1, whole genome shotgun sequence genome is shown below.
CCAAGAACGAAAATTCATTGCCTTTAAATCGCAAAATCTGTCATTGAAATCCTTtatcaagatatttaaatgatCAATAATTACAATGCCAGCATCATTCGTTATTTCACATTTACTCAACCAGTAAAGTTCACTGAAATTTCTTTTGGAAAATTTCTTTTCCATAATTCGAGAGCTGTAATAAATCCAAAAATCTTTGCTTTTGCATCAATAAGTGTCATGTTTGCACCTTGAAGTTGTTTATTCAAGTTTCCAAGTTTCTCAAATATgtctgtcaaataactgacaaatgcTTTTCCATCCGTTGTTGACagcaatttcatttcacatttatcACTAAGAAAGTCGTTAATCTGATCAAATAATTCCATGAACCTCTTTAAGCAGTTTCCACTTGATAGCCATCTTACTTCTGTATGAAGCAATAATCGAACATGTTCGGCACTTTGATTTATACAAAACTGCTTAAAAAGACGTTCAgatttagaatttcttttaatgCTGTTGACACACTTGATCACACTTTGAAGAATCTTGTTAAGAACAGGGGACAATTTCTTGGCAACCAAGTTTTCTCGGTGTATTACACAATGGACAGTCAACATGTTTGGATTTTCATCCTTCATCATTTTTAAGCATCCCGTATTCTTGCCCATCATGGCAGGTGCACCGTCTGCCGCACATGCCAGTAAGTTTTCCTTTGGTATTTTGTTTGCATCCAAATaatgtttgattttgatgtaaatatcatTTGCAGTTGTGGTGGTTTCAAACGATTCGCAGAACAGCATCTCTTCCTGAAACTCCTCGTGGTCAATATACCTCACATAAGTCAATAACAGAGCCTCACTGTCCTGGATTGTGGATTCATCCATTTGTAATGAAAACTTACGCAATTTTAATTTCTCAATGAGCTGGCTTTCAACATTTTGCCCCATTTCATCTATTCTGTTCGAGACAGTGTTATTACTGAGTGGCATAGTCCTGATATCTCCATCATCTTTTTGTAATACAGTTTTTAAGAATATTGAGATAGCAGGTTTAATCAGTTGCTCTCCAATAGTGTGATTCTTTCCATGTTTTGCTATAAGCAAGGAGATTTCGT
Proteins encoded:
- the LOC118765209 gene encoding SCAN domain-containing protein 3-like — its product is MPLSNNTVSNRIDEMGQNVESQLIEKLKLRKFSLQMDESTIQDSEALLLTYVRYIDHEEFQEEMLFCESFETTTTANDIYIKIKHYLDANKIPKENLLACAADGAPAMMGKNTGCLKMMKDENPNMLTVHCVIHRENLVAKKLSPVLNKILQSVIKCVNSIKRNSKSERLFKQFCINQSAEHVRLLLHTEVRWLSSGNCLKRFMELFDQINDFLSDKCEMKLLSTTDGKAFVSYLTDIFEKLGNLNKQLQGANMTLIDAKATTEINKVVSSN